ACCGGCGACACCGGGCCGCCGAGTCTTGTCAGCATGAGCCCGGCAAACGGGGCCATCAACGTCGATACCGCAAGCGTTCTGCGGCTCACTTTTTCGGAGCCCGTTACCCAGGCCTCGCTTTCGGGCGCCCTGTCACTTACCTATGAAACCGGCGGCGGAACCGTGACCGGAACTCTCGCCCCGGTCACCGGGTTCGGCGGAAGGGTCTGGGCCTTTGCGCCCGATGCGCTTCTGACCGACAGGACCTATCGGGTGGAAATTGCCGCCAGCGTCGCCGACCTCGTGGGCAACGTCACGGCCGCCCCGGTAACGACGCGCTTTTCCACCACGGACACCCTTGCCCCTGAAATCTCGGGCCTTTCCACCATGGACGGCGCGAGCCTCGTGGCGGGCACCACGGTTCCCGTGACTGCGGAAGCCAGCGACGGAACGGGCGTGGCCCGGGTTGAATTTTTCGTGGGGGACGCGCTGTTCGCAACGGATATTGGCACCCCCTTTGTATTCGGCTTGAACCTTCTGCCCGAATACGGCGACGAAATCATCATTTCGGC
The sequence above is a segment of the Deltaproteobacteria bacterium genome. Coding sequences within it:
- a CDS encoding Ig-like domain-containing protein — translated: TGDTGPPSLVSMSPANGAINVDTASVLRLTFSEPVTQASLSGALSLTYETGGGTVTGTLAPVTGFGGRVWAFAPDALLTDRTYRVEIAASVADLVGNVTAAPVTTRFSTTDTLAPEISGLSTMDGASLVAGTTVPVTAEASDGTGVARVEFFVGDALFATDIGTPFVFGLNLLPEYGDEIIISAIAYDASGNRSEREYLTVSILENQAPTVEISSPENGGETGLGQIVNVTVDVSDDVGAASVTLTAAGGSLFAKTTAVPSGAGSVSFSFTVPEDWDRAIPCRRTGTGRFPSPFTPRPLTAWGFQPTRATWFFRWLTIFLLR